A single window of Balaenoptera acutorostrata chromosome X, mBalAcu1.1, whole genome shotgun sequence DNA harbors:
- the NBDY gene encoding negative regulator of P-body association gives MGEQPCTSWRSTLQPGNTREIKLPKKRCLLAPRWDYPEGTPNGGSTPLPSTPPPASPGLKSHPPSPEK, from the coding sequence ATGGGGGAACAACCTTGTACCTCCTGGAGATCCACGCTCCAGCCTGGAAACACGCGGGAAATCAAGCTTCCAAAAAAGCGCTGCCTCCTAGCTCCACGTTGGGATTATCCAGAAGGAACCCCCAACGGAGGTAGTACCCCTCTCCCTTCCACACCTCCTCCAGCATCACCGGGCCTGAAGTCGCACCCACCTTCTCCGGAGAAATAG